In a genomic window of Paroedura picta isolate Pp20150507F chromosome 14, Ppicta_v3.0, whole genome shotgun sequence:
- the MC1R gene encoding melanocyte-stimulating hormone receptor, whose protein sequence is MTMSSPEKLLPGSLNVTAGLPEANGTNGTSCGHKATIPSELFLTLGFLSLVENVLVMAAILKNRNLHSPMYYFICCLAVSDTLVSISNVVETLFILLIDSRVMILEDETARHMDNVMDMLICCSFMASLSFLGVIAVDRYITIFYALRYHSIMTIQRAVTVMAAIWAISISASTIFIAFDDNKTVVLCLLTYLLGMLTLILGLYIHMFLLARQHARAISRMHRKHTAPQATSMKGAITLTILLGVFFVCWGPFFLHLILFVTCPTHPFCSCYFQYFNLCVILVICNSVVDPVIYAFRSEELRKTLKEVALCHW, encoded by the coding sequence ATGACGATGTCGTCTCCTGAGAAGCTGCTGCCAGGGTCCCTCAATGTCACCGCTGGCCTCCCAGAAGCCAATGGGACCAATGGGACATCCTGCGGCCACAAGGCCACAATTCCCAGCGAACTGTTCCTGACTCTGGGCTTCTTGAGTTTGGTGGAGAACGTGCTGGTCATGGCGGCCATCCTCAAGAACCGGAACCTGCATTCTCCCATGTACTACTTCATCTGCTGCCTGGCGGTCTCGGACACCCTAGTGAGCATCAGCAATGTTGTGGAGACCCTCTTTATCCTGCTGATAGACAGCCGGGTGATGATCCTGGAGGACGAGACGGCACGCCACATGGACAATGTCATGGACATGCTCATCTGCTGCTCCTTCATGGCCTCGCTGTCCTTCCTGGGGGTCATCGCCGTTGACCGCTACATCACCATCTTCTATGCCTTGCGCTACCACAGCATCATGACCATCCAGCGGGCCGTCACTGTCATGGCGGCCATCTGGGCAATCAGCATAAGTGCGAGCACCATCTTCATCGCCTTTGACGACAACAAGACGGTGGTCCTCTGCCTCCTGACTTACCTCCTGGGCATGCTGACCCTCATCCTGGGGCTCTACATCCACATGTTCCTCCTGGCCCGCCAGCACGCCCGGGCCATCTCCCGGATGCATCGGAAGCACACCGCCCCCCAGGCGACCAGCATGAAGGGGGCCATCACCCTCACCATCCTGCTGGGGGTCTTCTTCGTCTGCTGGGGCCCCTTCTTCCTCCACCTCATCCTCTTCGTCacctgccccacccaccccttctgcAGCTGCTACTTCCAGTACTTCAACCTCTGTGTCATCCTCGTCATCTGCAACTCTGTGGTTGATCCCGTCATTTACGCGTTCCGCAGCGAGGAGCTCAGGAAGACCCTGAAAGAGGTTGCACTGTGTCActggtga
- the TCF25 gene encoding ribosome quality control complex subunit TCF25 isoform X1 → MSRRALRRLRGELRGQALPEAEEAAAEEEEEEEQQQQQRLPAGPERGGASARRRKPRQEAANLFELMTNDDPEGEPASIEERDDSRLQEKSRTETDKGKDEVVEQLEKMAVSSNKSRKKKKKRKNKKNAAGEVPCPQEEDDGAEDIESILARLESSTGPWCQSEGGVITDSRPLLYVEHRNLNAETELKRYFGARAVLGDQRPRQRLRPHLRSTWMTVLKSTWPRHSKTGLSMRLLESKRGVQHFTFEHHREYQQVQFKFLDAVESMDPNNLVLLLQVNPYHVDSLLQLSDVCRMQEDQEMARDLVERALHTLECAFHPMFSLTSGTCRLDYRRPENRAFYLALFKHMTFLEQRGCPRTALEFCKLILSLDPENDPLCMLLVIDLLSLRAKEYAFLIRIFQEWESHRNLSQLPNFAFSLPLAYLLLSQQGDVSETESSQAYEEASRLIRQALFMFPSVLMPLLDHCSVQPDAMVAAHSFFGPNAQLSSPPALTQLVALYLGRTHSLWKDPAVMAWLETNVHEVLRMVDANDPVLEEAEQKRKVRYQSAPRNIYRHVILSEIREATAVLPPEVTSQPIMGFDPLPPLDSILSYTRPERPDHPSNESTLSLFFRSLLPNFNLQGEGRAAGAEGPGAGQDLNQGVNRLMAAMRDMLANIQFQEPPHDDNPEGDGGEWD, encoded by the exons ATGACCAATGATGATCCAGAGGGTGAGCCAGCATCCATTGAAGAGAGAGATGATTCTAGGCTACAGGAGAAGAGCCGCACAGAGACTGACAAGGGGAAAGATGAAGTGGTGGAACAACTAGAAAAGATG GCTGTATCAAGTAACAAATCacgaaagaaaaagaagaaaagaaagaacaagaagaaTGCAGCAGGCGAGGTTCCC TGCCCTCAGGAGGAAGATGACGGTGCAGAAGACATTGAGAGCATCCTGGCGCGGCTCGAGAGCTCTACTGGGCCATGGTGCCAAAGTGAAGGCGGGGTCATCACAGACAGTCGGCCGCTGCTCTATGTGGAGCACAG gaacttGAATGCAGAAACGGAGCTGAAGAGGTATTTTGGGGCCCGAGCAGTTCTAGGCGATCAGAG ACCAAGGCAGAGGCTGCGGCCTCATCTCCGCAGCACGTGGATGACAGTGCTCAAGAGTACTTGGCCACGCCACAGCAAGACAG GTCTTTCCATGCGGCTGCTTGAGTCAAAGCGGGGTGTGCAGCACTTCACATTCGAGCACCACCGAGAGTACCAGCAAGTGCAGTTCAAGTTCCTGGATGCCGTGGAGTCCATGGATCCCAACAACCTTGTG CTTCTGCTCCAGGTGAACCCTTACCATGTGGACTCACTGCTGCAGCTCAGTGACGTGTGCCGGATGCAGGAAGACCAGGAGATGGCCAGAGACCTTGTGG aGAGAGCCCTTCACACCCTGGAGTGCGCCTTCCACCCCATGTTCAGCCTCACCAGCGGGACCTGCAGGCTTGACTACCGGAGGCCGGAGAACAG AGCTTTCTacctggccctcttcaagcacaTGACTTTCCTGGAGCAGAGGGGGTGTCCTCGCACCGCTCTGGAGTTCTGCAAACTCATCCTCAG ccTTGACCCAGAGAATGACCCCTTGTGCATGCTGCTGGTCATTGATCTTCTTTCACTTCGAGCAAAGGAGTATGCCTTCCTCATCCGGATATTTCAGGAGTGGGAG AGCCACCGGAACCTGTCCCAGCTGCCCAACTTTGCCTTCTCCCTTCCGCTGGCGTATCTCCTCCTGAGCCAGCAGGGAGACGTCTCAGAAACGGAGTCAAGCCAAGCCTACGAGGAAGCCTCCAGACTCATCCGGCAGGCGCTGTTCATGTTTCCGAGCG TTCTGATGCCTTTGCTGGATCACTGCAGCGTGCAGCCGGACGCGATGGTGGCTGCCCACTCGTTCTTTGGACCAAATGCCCAGCTAAG CTCGCCTCCTGCCCTGACCCAGCTGGTGGCCCTGTACCTGGGGCGCACGCACTCACTGTGGAAGGACCCGGCTGTCATGGCCTGGCTGGAGACAAATGTGCACGAAGTCTTGCGGATGGTGGATGCCAACGACCCAGTCTTGGAAGAGGCCGAGCAGAA GCGAAAGGTGCGGTATCAGAGCGCTCCCAGGAACATCTATCGCCACGTGATCCTCTCAGAGATCAGAGAAGCCACTGCAGTGCTGCCTCCG GAGGTGACTTCTCAGCCTATTATGGGATTTGATCCGCTGCCCCCTCTGGACTCCATTCTGTCCTACACACGCCCAGAAAG GCCAGATCATCCCTCCAACGAAAGTACGTTGTCACTCTTCTTTCGTTCGCTGCTTCCGAACTTCAACTTGCAG GGAGAAGGTAGAGCTGCTGGAGCGGAGGGGCCAGGTGCAGGGCAAGACCTGAACCAAGGGGTGAACAGACTGATGGCAGCCATGCGGGACATGCTGGCCAACATCCAGTTCCAGGAGCCGCCACATGACGACAATCCTGAGGGGGATGGAGGGGAGTGGGACTGA
- the TCF25 gene encoding ribosome quality control complex subunit TCF25 isoform X2 encodes MSRRALRRLRGELRGQALPEAEEAAAEEEEEEEQQQQQRLPAGPERGGASARRRKPRQEAANLFELMTNDDPEGEPASIEERDDSRLQEKSRTETDKGKDEVVEQLEKMAVSSNKSRKKKKKRKNKKNAAGEVPEEDDGAEDIESILARLESSTGPWCQSEGGVITDSRPLLYVEHRNLNAETELKRYFGARAVLGDQRPRQRLRPHLRSTWMTVLKSTWPRHSKTGLSMRLLESKRGVQHFTFEHHREYQQVQFKFLDAVESMDPNNLVLLLQVNPYHVDSLLQLSDVCRMQEDQEMARDLVERALHTLECAFHPMFSLTSGTCRLDYRRPENRAFYLALFKHMTFLEQRGCPRTALEFCKLILSLDPENDPLCMLLVIDLLSLRAKEYAFLIRIFQEWESHRNLSQLPNFAFSLPLAYLLLSQQGDVSETESSQAYEEASRLIRQALFMFPSVLMPLLDHCSVQPDAMVAAHSFFGPNAQLSSPPALTQLVALYLGRTHSLWKDPAVMAWLETNVHEVLRMVDANDPVLEEAEQKRKVRYQSAPRNIYRHVILSEIREATAVLPPEVTSQPIMGFDPLPPLDSILSYTRPERPDHPSNESTLSLFFRSLLPNFNLQGEGRAAGAEGPGAGQDLNQGVNRLMAAMRDMLANIQFQEPPHDDNPEGDGGEWD; translated from the exons ATGACCAATGATGATCCAGAGGGTGAGCCAGCATCCATTGAAGAGAGAGATGATTCTAGGCTACAGGAGAAGAGCCGCACAGAGACTGACAAGGGGAAAGATGAAGTGGTGGAACAACTAGAAAAGATG GCTGTATCAAGTAACAAATCacgaaagaaaaagaagaaaagaaagaacaagaagaaTGCAGCAGGCGAGGTTCCC GAGGAAGATGACGGTGCAGAAGACATTGAGAGCATCCTGGCGCGGCTCGAGAGCTCTACTGGGCCATGGTGCCAAAGTGAAGGCGGGGTCATCACAGACAGTCGGCCGCTGCTCTATGTGGAGCACAG gaacttGAATGCAGAAACGGAGCTGAAGAGGTATTTTGGGGCCCGAGCAGTTCTAGGCGATCAGAG ACCAAGGCAGAGGCTGCGGCCTCATCTCCGCAGCACGTGGATGACAGTGCTCAAGAGTACTTGGCCACGCCACAGCAAGACAG GTCTTTCCATGCGGCTGCTTGAGTCAAAGCGGGGTGTGCAGCACTTCACATTCGAGCACCACCGAGAGTACCAGCAAGTGCAGTTCAAGTTCCTGGATGCCGTGGAGTCCATGGATCCCAACAACCTTGTG CTTCTGCTCCAGGTGAACCCTTACCATGTGGACTCACTGCTGCAGCTCAGTGACGTGTGCCGGATGCAGGAAGACCAGGAGATGGCCAGAGACCTTGTGG aGAGAGCCCTTCACACCCTGGAGTGCGCCTTCCACCCCATGTTCAGCCTCACCAGCGGGACCTGCAGGCTTGACTACCGGAGGCCGGAGAACAG AGCTTTCTacctggccctcttcaagcacaTGACTTTCCTGGAGCAGAGGGGGTGTCCTCGCACCGCTCTGGAGTTCTGCAAACTCATCCTCAG ccTTGACCCAGAGAATGACCCCTTGTGCATGCTGCTGGTCATTGATCTTCTTTCACTTCGAGCAAAGGAGTATGCCTTCCTCATCCGGATATTTCAGGAGTGGGAG AGCCACCGGAACCTGTCCCAGCTGCCCAACTTTGCCTTCTCCCTTCCGCTGGCGTATCTCCTCCTGAGCCAGCAGGGAGACGTCTCAGAAACGGAGTCAAGCCAAGCCTACGAGGAAGCCTCCAGACTCATCCGGCAGGCGCTGTTCATGTTTCCGAGCG TTCTGATGCCTTTGCTGGATCACTGCAGCGTGCAGCCGGACGCGATGGTGGCTGCCCACTCGTTCTTTGGACCAAATGCCCAGCTAAG CTCGCCTCCTGCCCTGACCCAGCTGGTGGCCCTGTACCTGGGGCGCACGCACTCACTGTGGAAGGACCCGGCTGTCATGGCCTGGCTGGAGACAAATGTGCACGAAGTCTTGCGGATGGTGGATGCCAACGACCCAGTCTTGGAAGAGGCCGAGCAGAA GCGAAAGGTGCGGTATCAGAGCGCTCCCAGGAACATCTATCGCCACGTGATCCTCTCAGAGATCAGAGAAGCCACTGCAGTGCTGCCTCCG GAGGTGACTTCTCAGCCTATTATGGGATTTGATCCGCTGCCCCCTCTGGACTCCATTCTGTCCTACACACGCCCAGAAAG GCCAGATCATCCCTCCAACGAAAGTACGTTGTCACTCTTCTTTCGTTCGCTGCTTCCGAACTTCAACTTGCAG GGAGAAGGTAGAGCTGCTGGAGCGGAGGGGCCAGGTGCAGGGCAAGACCTGAACCAAGGGGTGAACAGACTGATGGCAGCCATGCGGGACATGCTGGCCAACATCCAGTTCCAGGAGCCGCCACATGACGACAATCCTGAGGGGGATGGAGGGGAGTGGGACTGA
- the TUBB3 gene encoding tubulin beta-3 chain, giving the protein MREIVHIQAGQCGNQIGAKFWEVISDEHGIDPTGNYVGDSDLQLERISVYYNEASSHKYVPRAILVDLEPGTMDSVRSGAFGHLFRPDNFIFGQSGAGNNWAKGHYTEGAELVDSVLDVVRKECENCDCLQGFQLTHSLGGGTGSGMGTLLISKVREEYPDRIMNTFSVVPSPKVSDTVVEPYNATLSIHQLVENTDETYCIDNEALYDICFRTLKLATPTYGDLNHLVSATMSGVTTSLRFPGQLNADLRKLAVNMVPFPRLHFFMPGFAPLTARGSQQYRALTVPELTQQMFDAKNMMAACDPRHGRYLTVATVFRGRMSMKEVDEQMLAIQSKNSSYFVEWIPNNVKVAVCDIPPRGLKMSSTFIGNSTAIQELFKRISEQFTAMFRRKAFLHWYTGEGMDEMEFTEAESNMNDLVSEYQQYQDATAEEEGEMYEDDEEESEAQGAK; this is encoded by the exons ATGAGGGAGATCGTGCACATCCAGGCGGGCCAGTGCGGCAACCAGATCGGAGCCAAG TTCTGGGAGGTGATCAGCGATGAACACGGGATAGACCCAACTGGAAACTACGTGGGGGACTCCGATCTGCAGCTGGAAAGGATCAGCGTCTATTACAACGAAGCCTCCT CTCACAAGTATGTCCCTCGCGCTATTCTCGTGGACCTGGAGCCCGGCACCATGGACAGTGTCCGGTCAGGCGCTTTTGGCCACCTCTTCAGACCTGACAACTTCATCTTTG gtcAAAGTGGTGCTGGGAACAACTGGGCCAAGGGCCACTACACGGAGGGTGCCGAGCTGGTGGACTCTGTCCTGGACGTGGTGCGGAAGGAGTGTGAGAACTGCGACTGTCTCCAGGGCTTCCAGCTCACCCACTCTTTGGGCGGGGGCACGGGGTCCGGAATGGGGACCCTCCTCATCAGCAAAGTCCGTGAAGAGTACCCCGATCGGATCATGAACACTTTCAGTGTGGtgccttcccccaaagtctccgacACTGTTGTGGAGCCGTACAACGCCACCCTGTCCATTCACCAGCTGGTGGAGAACACAGACGAGACCTACTGCATCGACAACGAGGCCCTCTACGACATCTGCTTCCGGACCCTCAAGCTGGCCACGCCCACCTACGGGGACCTCAACCACCTGGTCTCGGCCACCATGAGTGGCGTGACCACCTCCCTGCGGTTCCCCGGGCAGCTCAACGCCGACCTGCGGAAACTGGCCGTGAACATGGTGCCCTTCCCCCGCCTCCACTTCTTCATGCCTGGCTTTGCCCCCCTGACCGCTCGCGGGAGCCAGCAGTACCGCGCCCTGACGGTGCCGGAGCTCACCCAGCAGATGTTCGACGCCAAGAACATGATGGCCGCCTGCGACCCCCGCCACGGGCGCTACCTGACTGTGGCCACCGTCTTCAGAGGCCGCATGTCCATGAAGGAGGTGGACGAGCAGATGCTGGCGATCCAGAGCAAGAACAGCAGCTACTTCGTGGAGTGGATCCCCAACAACGTCAAGGTGGCCGTCTGCGACATCCCGCCCCGGGGGCTGAAGATGTCTTCGACCTTCATCGGCAACAGCACGGCCATCCAGGAGCTCTTCAAGCGCATCTCGGAGCAGTTCACGGCCATGTTCCGGCGCAAGGCCTTCCTGCACTGGTACACGGGCGAGGGCATGGACGAGATGGAGTTCACGGAGGCCGAGAGCAACATGAACGACCTGGTCTCGGAGTACCAGCAGTACCAGGACGCGACGgctgaagaggaaggggagatgtATGAGGATGACGAGGAGGAGTCTGAGGCCCAAGGGGCCAAGTGA